The following are from one region of the Stigmatella ashevillena genome:
- a CDS encoding bifunctional riboflavin kinase/FAD synthetase, translated as MKVFHSVAEARELAGGALALGNFDGVHVGHQALFAEARRHGVASAFTFHPHPGKVLQPELAPKLITLLPRKLELFEACGLSAAVVQPFSSEYARTSAESFEEALLDVLGIKSLVVGSDFTYGAKRAGTVDTLAEAALRRGARVHKVAPVTVDGVVASSSRVREYILEGRVGAARRLLGRPFDLDGTVVTGAGRGRGIGFPTANVDTQNELRPAPGVYAIRVCLKNEAPSLWRPGAANIGVKPTFGGSEVTIEAHLLDFSGDLYGKELRVQFLERLRPEQRFGSVAELTGQIKRDVEAARTVIARADV; from the coding sequence ATGAAGGTCTTCCACTCGGTGGCGGAGGCGCGGGAGCTGGCCGGAGGGGCGCTCGCGTTGGGCAATTTCGATGGGGTGCATGTGGGCCACCAGGCCCTCTTCGCGGAGGCGCGCCGCCACGGCGTGGCCTCCGCGTTCACCTTCCACCCGCACCCAGGCAAGGTGCTCCAGCCAGAACTCGCCCCCAAGCTCATCACCCTGCTGCCGCGCAAACTGGAGCTCTTCGAGGCCTGTGGCCTGAGCGCCGCGGTGGTGCAGCCCTTCTCCAGTGAGTACGCGCGCACCTCCGCCGAGTCCTTCGAGGAGGCACTGCTGGACGTGCTGGGCATCAAGTCCCTGGTGGTGGGCAGTGACTTCACCTATGGCGCCAAGCGCGCGGGCACGGTGGACACCCTGGCGGAGGCGGCCCTGCGCCGGGGGGCGCGGGTGCACAAGGTGGCCCCCGTCACCGTGGATGGCGTCGTGGCCTCCTCCAGCCGGGTGCGCGAGTACATCCTCGAGGGGCGCGTGGGCGCGGCGCGCCGACTGCTGGGGCGGCCCTTCGATCTGGACGGCACGGTGGTGACGGGGGCAGGGAGGGGGAGGGGGATTGGCTTTCCCACCGCCAACGTGGACACCCAGAACGAGCTGAGGCCCGCTCCGGGCGTCTACGCCATCCGCGTGTGCCTGAAGAACGAGGCGCCCAGCCTCTGGCGCCCGGGTGCGGCCAATATCGGCGTGAAGCCCACCTTTGGCGGCTCCGAGGTGACCATCGAGGCCCACCTGCTGGACTTCAGCGGCGACCTCTACGGCAAGGAGCTGCGCGTGCAGTTCCTGGAGCGGCTGCGGCCCGAACAGCGCTTTGGCTCCGTGGCAGAGCTGACCGGGCAGATCAAGCGGGATGTCGAGGCTGCTCGCACGGTGATTGCCCGGGCAGACGTCTGA
- a CDS encoding cupredoxin domain-containing protein, which produces MHFFSKLIKPLLALAAAGLALQSQGCTSEKSPAEKSPAATYAPPPKARAPGEEPRVITLEVTEKGYEPSPIALNKDEPVKLVVTRKTDHTCATEIIMKDYGINTPLPLDTPVEIAFTPDKTGTLTYGCAMGQMISGTFMVE; this is translated from the coding sequence ATGCATTTTTTCTCCAAGCTCATCAAACCCCTGCTGGCCCTGGCGGCCGCGGGGCTGGCGCTCCAGTCCCAGGGGTGCACCTCGGAGAAAAGCCCCGCGGAGAAAAGCCCCGCGGCCACCTACGCTCCGCCCCCGAAGGCGCGTGCGCCCGGCGAGGAGCCTCGCGTCATCACCCTCGAGGTGACGGAGAAGGGCTATGAGCCCAGCCCCATCGCCCTCAACAAGGATGAGCCGGTGAAGCTGGTGGTGACCCGAAAGACGGACCACACGTGCGCCACTGAAATCATCATGAAGGACTACGGCATCAACACGCCGCTGCCGCTGGACACGCCGGTGGAGATCGCCTTCACCCCGGACAAGACCGGCACCCTGACCTACGGCTGCGCGATGGGTCAGATGATCAGCGGCACGTTCATGGTGGAGTGA
- a CDS encoding diguanylate cyclase, producing MTPDSSNKKMPEGGRRAGSEGVGRTVLIVDDDPAHVQHVREGLSPQGYRFREARDGAQALSAIREHRPDLILMDVEMPGLGGVEVCRIVKANAGEGGFGFIPVILMTARQAAGKVEGLELGADDYLVKPFDMPELSARVKSMLRLKALQDALIEKNRELDRANKELARKREELLTLSRTDPLTSLSNRRYFEERLAEEFARARRYRSPLSLVMLDIDHFKRINDTYGHPFGDEVLRAVALVSRTRLREVDLLARYGGEELIALLPETSPVDALRACERVREAIEALQLDYRASDGTLQKVRCTASLGLASLPSPSLQTADELLRAADESLYKAKEAGRNRVRQHEE from the coding sequence ATGACGCCGGACAGTTCCAACAAGAAGATGCCCGAGGGCGGCCGCCGCGCAGGGAGCGAGGGCGTGGGTCGCACCGTGCTCATCGTGGATGACGACCCCGCGCACGTGCAGCATGTGCGCGAGGGGCTGTCCCCCCAGGGCTACCGCTTCCGGGAAGCACGGGACGGCGCCCAGGCCCTGTCGGCCATCCGCGAGCACCGGCCGGACCTCATCCTCATGGATGTGGAGATGCCTGGGTTGGGCGGGGTGGAGGTGTGCCGCATCGTCAAGGCGAACGCGGGTGAGGGCGGCTTCGGCTTCATCCCCGTCATCCTCATGACGGCGCGTCAGGCGGCCGGCAAGGTGGAGGGGCTGGAGCTGGGGGCGGATGATTACCTGGTCAAGCCCTTCGACATGCCGGAGCTGTCCGCGCGGGTGAAGTCCATGCTGCGCCTCAAGGCGCTCCAGGACGCGCTGATCGAAAAGAACCGCGAGTTGGACCGGGCCAACAAGGAGCTGGCCCGCAAGCGCGAGGAGCTGCTGACGCTCAGCCGCACGGATCCGCTCACCAGCCTGTCCAACCGCCGCTACTTCGAGGAGCGGCTGGCCGAGGAGTTCGCCCGCGCCCGGCGCTACCGCTCGCCCTTGTCGCTGGTGATGCTGGACATCGACCACTTCAAGCGCATCAACGACACGTACGGCCACCCATTCGGAGACGAGGTGCTGCGCGCCGTGGCCCTGGTGTCCCGGACCCGGCTGCGGGAGGTGGACCTGCTGGCCCGCTACGGCGGGGAGGAGCTCATCGCCCTGCTTCCAGAGACCAGCCCTGTCGACGCCCTGCGGGCATGCGAGCGGGTGCGCGAGGCCATCGAGGCCCTCCAGTTGGACTACCGCGCCAGCGATGGAACCCTGCAGAAGGTGCGCTGCACGGCCTCCCTGGGGCTCGCCTCCCTGCCCAGCCCCTCCCTGCAAACGGCCGATGAGCTGCTGCGCGCGGCGGACGAGAGCCTTTACAAGGCCAAGGAAGCAGGCCGTAACCGTGTTCGCCAGCATGAGGAGTAA
- a CDS encoding helicase C-terminal domain-containing protein, whose product MSSAADLFTRHVFLDLETTGLDPRVDEVIELGALFFERGREVRRIARMYAPSRPLPITIRRLTGIEDAMLAGKPRFGSDLDELREALTGWTVVAHNAPFEKGFLPTLLGAIRAPVLDSCELLHYLHPELSSHSLEAMMRWAGLKPRTTHRVETDCEATHAVLSRALEGCVREGRADDISDLLAVLDPQARGGLRLAQVEAGEAPAESSSEERPLLAMLHRLWEACRATPVALTLLKTGGFLPGQPERLRAGGAKAPPEPEPETPVQPVRAEEVQALLGPGGALERSVEGFTSRPAQLDMAQAVARTLSDGGRLAVEAGTGTGKSLAYLAPAALFAARNGRKVGVAPHTKTLQDQLIDKDLPRLHRATGGAFGYALLKGQTNYVCRRRALDATLAEPGMRHEARAPRAYLRAFLRRSPDGDLDKLSHWFRERFPVLGALVPSVRSEAAATLGEKCPHHRRCFYHSAVAQARAADVLVINQSLAFAWPQRYPKLDHLVLDEAHEVEDVATTALTLELSDSAFARLTERLHGRDGRHGFFADLRRALAGTRKAEGKLLMSDVESALHTLLSAARDLGERVTALCEPAATSSEDSDETAYAPELRVTDAVRAWPTWAPVHEGLGDMREALRELHKLLAVRTLEVLPELAVRQPALERELSGAVSELTELTGLAEELAGEPSRSRCYAATAEPRRHRWSLGAQPVDISSFVSTDFAAQKRALVLTSATLSTGPESPFVLKRLGLLGRSETPAPQVLRASSPFQLHKQALVVLVTDAPRAHEEPFIEWAAIRISGLAQVMGGRVLGLFASTRRMERIAREVQTRLDPWGIEVMRQTRGHGRSLAARQERDSGTVLLGTKSFWQGVDIPGRGVACVFIDKLPLEPASRPLVAAREETLARGGNEYLGFLQYRMPRALLLLRQGVGRLIRSQGDRGVVVIADPGHPSYRQHLLEALAGYRVEALPWAQARLKLHAGLQEMGLTVERHRP is encoded by the coding sequence ATGAGCAGCGCGGCGGACCTGTTCACACGGCATGTCTTCCTCGACCTCGAAACGACGGGGCTCGACCCGCGCGTGGACGAGGTCATCGAGCTGGGGGCCCTCTTCTTCGAACGCGGCCGGGAAGTGCGCCGCATCGCTCGGATGTATGCCCCGTCCCGGCCCCTGCCCATCACCATCCGCCGGTTGACGGGCATCGAGGATGCGATGCTCGCCGGCAAGCCCCGCTTCGGAAGCGACCTGGACGAGCTGCGCGAGGCGCTGACCGGCTGGACCGTGGTGGCGCACAATGCCCCCTTCGAGAAGGGCTTCCTGCCCACGCTGCTGGGCGCCATCCGGGCCCCAGTGCTCGATTCGTGCGAGCTGCTGCACTACCTGCACCCAGAGCTGTCCAGCCACTCGCTGGAGGCGATGATGCGCTGGGCCGGGCTCAAGCCGCGCACCACCCACCGCGTGGAGACGGACTGCGAGGCCACCCACGCGGTGCTGAGCCGTGCGCTCGAGGGCTGCGTCCGGGAGGGCCGGGCCGACGACATCTCGGACCTGCTCGCCGTCCTGGACCCCCAGGCGCGCGGAGGGCTGCGGCTGGCCCAGGTGGAGGCAGGAGAAGCCCCGGCGGAGTCGTCTTCGGAAGAGCGCCCCTTGCTGGCGATGCTGCACCGTCTCTGGGAGGCCTGCCGGGCCACCCCCGTGGCCCTGACGCTGCTAAAGACCGGCGGCTTTCTGCCGGGCCAACCCGAGCGCCTGCGCGCAGGGGGGGCCAAGGCGCCCCCCGAACCCGAGCCCGAGACGCCCGTGCAACCGGTGCGGGCAGAAGAAGTACAGGCCCTGCTGGGACCTGGAGGCGCGCTGGAGCGCTCGGTGGAGGGGTTCACCAGCCGGCCCGCGCAGCTCGACATGGCTCAGGCGGTCGCGCGCACCCTCTCCGACGGGGGCCGGCTGGCGGTGGAAGCGGGCACGGGCACGGGCAAGTCGCTGGCCTACCTGGCCCCGGCAGCGCTGTTCGCCGCACGCAATGGGCGCAAGGTTGGCGTGGCGCCGCACACCAAGACGCTGCAAGACCAGCTCATCGATAAGGACCTGCCCCGGCTGCACCGCGCCACGGGCGGCGCCTTTGGCTACGCCCTGCTCAAGGGGCAGACGAACTATGTCTGCCGCCGACGCGCGCTGGATGCCACGCTGGCGGAGCCGGGAATGCGGCACGAGGCCCGAGCCCCCCGCGCCTACCTGCGGGCCTTCCTGCGCCGCAGCCCGGATGGGGACCTGGACAAGCTGAGCCACTGGTTCCGCGAGCGCTTTCCGGTGCTGGGGGCGCTGGTGCCCTCGGTCCGCTCGGAGGCTGCGGCGACCCTGGGCGAGAAGTGTCCGCACCATCGGCGCTGCTTCTACCACTCAGCGGTGGCCCAGGCGCGGGCCGCCGACGTGCTCGTCATCAACCAGTCCCTGGCGTTCGCTTGGCCGCAGCGCTACCCGAAGCTGGACCACCTGGTGCTGGACGAGGCGCACGAGGTGGAGGACGTGGCCACCACGGCGCTCACGCTCGAGCTCTCGGACAGCGCCTTCGCCCGGCTCACCGAGCGGCTCCATGGCCGCGATGGGCGGCATGGCTTCTTCGCGGATCTGCGGCGAGCCCTCGCCGGGACTCGGAAAGCCGAGGGCAAGCTGCTGATGAGCGACGTGGAGTCCGCCCTCCACACCCTCCTCTCCGCGGCCCGGGATCTGGGGGAGCGGGTGACCGCCCTCTGTGAGCCAGCGGCCACCTCCAGCGAGGACTCGGACGAGACAGCCTACGCCCCGGAGCTGCGGGTGACCGACGCCGTGCGGGCCTGGCCCACCTGGGCGCCCGTGCATGAGGGCCTGGGGGACATGCGCGAGGCCCTGAGGGAACTCCATAAGCTGCTCGCGGTGCGCACCCTGGAGGTGCTCCCCGAGTTGGCGGTGCGGCAACCCGCGCTGGAGCGGGAGCTGTCAGGCGCCGTCTCCGAGCTGACCGAGCTGACCGGGCTGGCGGAAGAGCTGGCCGGAGAGCCCTCCCGGAGCCGGTGCTATGCGGCCACGGCGGAGCCCAGAAGACATCGGTGGAGCTTGGGGGCGCAGCCGGTGGACATCTCCTCCTTCGTCTCCACCGATTTCGCGGCGCAGAAGCGGGCGCTGGTGCTCACCTCGGCCACGCTGAGCACGGGGCCCGAGAGCCCCTTCGTCCTCAAGCGGCTGGGGCTGCTGGGGCGCAGCGAGACGCCCGCCCCCCAGGTGCTGCGAGCCTCCTCCCCGTTCCAACTGCACAAGCAGGCCCTCGTGGTGTTGGTGACGGATGCGCCCCGCGCGCACGAGGAGCCGTTCATCGAGTGGGCCGCCATCCGCATCTCCGGGCTCGCCCAGGTCATGGGAGGCCGGGTGCTGGGCCTGTTCGCCTCCACCCGGCGCATGGAGCGCATCGCGCGAGAGGTTCAAACGCGGCTGGACCCCTGGGGCATCGAGGTGATGCGGCAGACCCGCGGACACGGCCGCTCCCTGGCGGCACGCCAGGAGCGGGACTCGGGCACGGTGCTGCTGGGAACCAAGAGCTTCTGGCAGGGGGTGGACATCCCCGGCCGGGGCGTGGCGTGCGTCTTCATCGACAAGCTGCCGTTGGAGCCCGCCTCCCGGCCGCTGGTGGCCGCCCGCGAGGAGACGCTGGCCCGGGGCGGCAACGAGTACCTGGGTTTCCTCCAGTACCGGATGCCCCGGGCGTT
- the trmB gene encoding tRNA (guanine(46)-N(7))-methyltransferase TrmB translates to MARPRLLPDPVGLKFMNLEAPPDWDAEFGFSGPLELEIGSGAGGHALEYCRRHPEVRYLAFEWRKKYARDTQSRGEKMGLKNLRVLEADARAVVPRLFAAGSLAAIHLQFPDPWWKRAHFKRAIILPEFARILLDKLAPGGRFDMRTDVEDRGQAMLSILEEVGFLNPLGRGVFHPYEPEEVPSTRERRYLQSGEPVYRGRLVKPG, encoded by the coding sequence ATGGCCCGTCCCCGCCTGCTGCCCGACCCGGTTGGGCTGAAGTTCATGAATCTGGAAGCGCCGCCGGACTGGGATGCCGAGTTCGGCTTCTCCGGTCCCCTCGAGCTGGAGATCGGCTCTGGAGCGGGTGGCCACGCCCTGGAGTACTGCCGCCGCCACCCCGAGGTGCGCTACCTGGCCTTCGAGTGGCGCAAGAAGTACGCCCGCGACACCCAATCGCGCGGGGAGAAGATGGGGTTGAAGAACCTGCGCGTGCTCGAGGCCGACGCCCGCGCGGTGGTGCCGCGCCTGTTCGCCGCGGGCTCGCTGGCCGCCATCCACCTCCAGTTTCCCGATCCCTGGTGGAAGCGCGCCCACTTCAAACGCGCCATCATCCTGCCGGAGTTCGCCCGCATCCTCCTGGACAAGCTGGCCCCCGGAGGCCGGTTCGACATGCGCACGGACGTGGAGGACCGGGGCCAGGCGATGCTCTCCATCCTGGAAGAGGTGGGCTTCCTCAACCCCCTGGGCCGGGGCGTCTTCCACCCGTACGAGCCCGAAGAGGTCCCCTCTACCCGGGAGCGGCGGTACCTCCAGAGCGGCGAGCCCGTCTACCGCGGCCGACTGGTCAAGCCTGGCTGA
- the pilB gene encoding type IV-A pilus assembly ATPase PilB yields MSGRLGELLVRENLITVQALRKAQEEQQKSGTRIGTALIKTGAIEESKLTDFLSKQYGVPAINLKDFDVDPEIIKLVPKEVAEKHLVIPVNRAGPSLIVAMCDPSNIYAVDDLKFLTGYNIESVVASEISIREAIERYYAEKGPSLDDIVGEVSADDIEVSKEEDENIEEMARAADDAPVVKLVNLILMDAIKKRASDIHVEPYEKDFRVRFRIDGSLYEVMRPPMRLRNAITSRLKIMAELDISERRLPQDGRIKIKMGQGKEMDFRVSVCPTLFGEKIVMRLLDKSNLQLDMTKLGFDPQPLAWFKEAIDRPYGMVLVTGPTGSGKTTTLYSALSSLNQIDTNISTAEDPVEFNFAGINQVQMHEDIGLNFAASLRSFLRQDPDIIMIGEIRDFETGEIAVKAALTGHLVLSTLHTNDAPGTVSRLLNMGIEPFLVTASLNLILAQRLCRRLCKDCKRPAASVDEAALIEAGIPAEKMGTFTVYEKVGCRECNDRGYRGRVAVYEVMPFWDGLKELVINGASTNELKQEAIRLGMSSLRMSALAKLMDGVTTLEEVVGNTAPDRF; encoded by the coding sequence ATGTCCGGTCGTCTTGGTGAATTGCTGGTCCGTGAGAACCTCATCACTGTCCAGGCCCTGCGCAAAGCACAGGAGGAACAGCAGAAGAGTGGCACGCGCATTGGCACGGCCCTCATCAAGACGGGCGCCATCGAAGAGTCCAAGCTCACGGACTTCCTCTCCAAGCAGTACGGCGTGCCGGCGATCAACCTGAAGGACTTCGACGTCGACCCGGAGATCATCAAGCTCGTCCCCAAGGAAGTCGCCGAGAAGCACCTGGTCATCCCCGTCAACCGCGCGGGCCCGTCGCTGATCGTCGCGATGTGCGATCCGTCCAACATCTACGCGGTGGACGACCTGAAGTTCCTCACCGGCTACAACATCGAGTCGGTGGTGGCCTCCGAGATCTCCATCCGCGAGGCCATCGAGCGGTACTACGCGGAGAAGGGGCCCTCGCTGGATGACATCGTCGGGGAGGTGTCCGCCGACGACATCGAGGTCTCCAAGGAAGAGGACGAGAACATCGAGGAGATGGCCCGGGCCGCGGACGACGCGCCCGTGGTGAAGCTGGTGAACCTCATCCTCATGGACGCCATCAAGAAGCGCGCGTCCGACATTCACGTGGAGCCCTACGAGAAGGACTTCCGGGTCCGCTTCCGCATCGACGGCTCGCTCTACGAGGTGATGCGCCCGCCGATGCGGCTGCGCAACGCCATCACCAGCCGTCTGAAGATCATGGCGGAGCTGGACATCTCCGAGCGCCGCCTGCCGCAGGACGGCCGCATCAAGATCAAGATGGGCCAGGGCAAGGAGATGGACTTCCGCGTCAGCGTGTGCCCCACGCTGTTCGGCGAGAAGATCGTCATGCGCCTCCTGGACAAGTCCAACCTCCAGTTGGACATGACGAAGCTGGGCTTTGATCCGCAGCCCCTTGCTTGGTTCAAGGAGGCCATCGACCGGCCTTACGGCATGGTGCTCGTCACGGGCCCCACCGGCTCGGGCAAGACGACGACGCTGTACTCGGCGCTCTCCTCGCTCAACCAGATCGACACCAACATCTCCACCGCCGAGGACCCGGTCGAGTTCAACTTCGCCGGCATCAACCAGGTGCAGATGCACGAGGACATCGGCCTGAACTTCGCCGCCTCGCTGCGCTCGTTCCTCCGGCAGGACCCGGACATCATCATGATCGGTGAGATCCGCGACTTCGAGACGGGTGAAATCGCCGTCAAGGCCGCGCTCACGGGCCACCTGGTGCTCTCCACGCTGCACACCAACGATGCCCCTGGCACCGTCAGCCGTCTGCTGAACATGGGCATCGAGCCGTTCCTGGTGACTGCCTCGCTCAACCTCATCCTCGCCCAGCGTCTGTGCCGCCGCTTGTGCAAGGACTGCAAGCGTCCGGCGGCCAGCGTGGACGAGGCGGCCCTCATCGAAGCGGGCATTCCCGCGGAGAAGATGGGGACCTTCACCGTGTACGAGAAGGTCGGCTGCCGCGAGTGCAACGACCGTGGCTACCGTGGCCGCGTGGCCGTGTACGAGGTCATGCCCTTCTGGGACGGCCTCAAGGAACTGGTCATCAACGGCGCTTCCACCAACGAG
- a CDS encoding DUF4878 domain-containing protein — protein MRPSVMPLLVLTLLALTGCGRSTPVAAYENFHAQVQKRDYKRAYAALTQATRDGVAQRAEVVSKASGGAVKAEPYELFFSNSALPPDVTEVTLLREEGDKATVRVLFSGQTREVRLVREASEWKIDLSDSIKP, from the coding sequence ATGCGACCGTCCGTGATGCCGCTGCTCGTGCTGACCCTGCTCGCCCTCACTGGTTGTGGCCGGAGCACCCCCGTGGCGGCGTACGAGAACTTCCACGCCCAGGTGCAGAAGCGGGATTACAAACGGGCCTATGCGGCGCTCACCCAGGCCACCCGGGATGGGGTGGCCCAGCGGGCCGAGGTGGTGAGCAAGGCCTCGGGGGGCGCCGTGAAGGCCGAGCCCTACGAGCTGTTCTTCTCGAATTCCGCGTTGCCTCCAGATGTTACCGAGGTCACGCTGCTTCGAGAGGAGGGCGACAAGGCAACCGTCCGCGTGCTCTTTTCAGGTCAAACGCGTGAGGTCCGGCTGGTCCGGGAGGCCTCCGAGTGGAAGATTGATTTATCAGATTCCATCAAGCCATGA